One Rhodothermales bacterium genomic window carries:
- a CDS encoding sugar ABC transporter permease, protein MDARAQRDGTDDARSTRRIGRLLLAPATGALAVWMLVPLAMTLWFSFQRYNLLNPQSRGPAGWSNYAALLGEATLWTALLNTIALVGGVLVLSVIGGLVVAAIFDEPFPGRRAARLLVIAPFFVMPTVSALVWKNLLLHPVNGLLAAALHGFGLPAIDAFTDWPMSSIVLIVAWQWTPFAALIFMTSMQSIDPSIGEAAALDGAGWHTRFFHLVLPHLGRAIGVVVMIESIFLLSTFAEILVTTSGGPGLATTNLAYLIYLKALLQYDVGYASAGGVIAILLANAVAVFFMRTVSRSLAA, encoded by the coding sequence ATGGATGCACGCGCTCAACGGGACGGAACGGACGATGCACGGTCGACACGCCGTATCGGTCGACTCCTGCTTGCGCCGGCTACCGGGGCGCTCGCCGTGTGGATGCTGGTCCCGCTCGCGATGACGCTCTGGTTCTCGTTCCAGCGCTACAACCTCCTGAACCCGCAATCCCGCGGCCCCGCCGGCTGGTCCAACTACGCCGCCCTCCTCGGCGAAGCGACGCTGTGGACCGCCCTCCTCAATACGATCGCCCTTGTGGGCGGCGTCCTGGTGCTTTCGGTGATCGGGGGGCTCGTGGTTGCCGCGATTTTCGACGAGCCTTTTCCAGGCCGGCGCGCGGCCCGGCTCCTGGTCATCGCGCCGTTTTTCGTTATGCCCACGGTGAGCGCGCTCGTCTGGAAGAATCTGCTGCTGCACCCGGTCAACGGACTTCTCGCCGCCGCATTGCATGGCTTCGGGCTGCCGGCAATCGATGCGTTTACGGACTGGCCCATGAGCTCCATCGTGCTCATCGTGGCCTGGCAATGGACCCCGTTCGCGGCGCTGATCTTCATGACCTCCATGCAGTCGATCGATCCCTCGATCGGCGAAGCGGCCGCCCTCGACGGGGCCGGCTGGCATACCCGGTTCTTCCATCTCGTGCTGCCGCATCTGGGGCGCGCGATCGGCGTCGTGGTTATGATCGAGTCCATTTTTCTCCTGTCCACGTTCGCGGAGATCCTCGTCACCACCAGCGGCGGGCCCGGGCTGGCGACCACCAATCTGGCCTACCTCATCTACCTCAAGGCGCTGCTGCAGTACGACGTTGGCTACGCCTCCGCCGGCGGCGTCATCGCGATCCTCCTGGCCAACGCCGTCGCGGTCTTTTTCATGCGCACCGTTTCCCGATCCCTGGCAGCCTGA
- a CDS encoding zinc-dependent alcohol dehydrogenase family protein, which produces MEAIVFPAAFESRFSHVDDPVCGPDEVMISIEASGICGTDLHIYRNEYLSGFPLIPGHEFGGIVEAVGSAVQTGIRAGDRVAVDPNLYCGYCDFCRKEQSNHCANWQGIGITRAGGFAQRAAVPARACYAVPSSFTARQLAFIEPLACVCYGMSRLPVRPADRILLFGGGPIGLLLVQALRHAGASQITVVDKQPDRLRLAEQLGATSVRPAGSGLDTALRQLAPGGFDIVVDATGVPAVIERGFAYLRPRGRYLMFGVAPKDASIRVTPFDIFKNDWQIIGSFALCYTFQQAIAWLETGVIDVEPLVSHTAPLRDFPSLFDAFSRGETMKVHLLPNA; this is translated from the coding sequence TTGGAAGCCATCGTTTTTCCCGCCGCCTTCGAAAGCAGGTTCTCGCATGTGGATGACCCCGTCTGCGGTCCCGACGAAGTCATGATCTCCATCGAGGCGTCGGGCATCTGCGGCACCGACCTGCACATTTACCGTAACGAGTATCTGTCCGGATTCCCCTTGATTCCTGGACATGAATTCGGGGGCATCGTCGAGGCGGTGGGGTCTGCGGTACAGACCGGTATCCGTGCCGGGGACCGCGTGGCCGTCGACCCGAACCTGTACTGCGGATACTGCGATTTTTGCCGGAAAGAGCAGTCGAATCATTGCGCCAACTGGCAGGGCATCGGCATCACGCGCGCCGGCGGTTTCGCGCAGCGCGCGGCCGTGCCGGCACGTGCGTGTTACGCCGTCCCCTCGTCGTTCACCGCCCGACAACTCGCTTTTATCGAACCGCTCGCGTGCGTCTGCTACGGGATGTCGCGCCTGCCGGTACGCCCCGCCGACCGCATCCTGCTCTTCGGCGGTGGGCCGATCGGCCTGCTGCTCGTACAGGCCCTGCGCCACGCCGGCGCAAGCCAGATCACGGTCGTGGATAAGCAGCCTGACCGCCTCAGGCTGGCGGAGCAGCTGGGTGCCACCTCGGTCCGCCCCGCCGGCAGCGGGTTGGATACGGCACTGCGGCAACTCGCGCCCGGCGGATTCGATATCGTGGTGGATGCGACCGGCGTGCCGGCCGTCATCGAGCGCGGCTTCGCCTACCTGCGCCCCCGGGGACGGTACCTCATGTTCGGCGTGGCCCCGAAGGACGCCTCGATCCGGGTGACGCCCTTCGACATCTTCAAGAACGACTGGCAGATCATCGGCAGTTTCGCCCTCTGCTACACGTTCCAGCAGGCCATCGCCTGGCTGGAGACCGGCGTCATCGATGTCGAGCCGCTCGTGAGCCATACCGCCCCGCTGCGCGACTTCCCTTCGCTATTCGACGCGTTCAGCCGAGGAGAAACGATGAAGGTGCATCTCCTCCCCAATGCCTGA
- a CDS encoding carbohydrate ABC transporter permease, which yields MQSTPRTRTLLAVLGWTLAGLFFLPIGWMMIASFKTEVDAIGAPTLLFAPTLENYAAVHQRANYLLSATNSLSLSLGGTLLGLVLAVPAAYSLAFLRTKRAQSILVWMLSTKMLPSAGVLVPMYLIFTRARLLDTHLGMIVLYALLNAPVLIWLLYSFFREIPGEILDASRIDGASAFDELRHILMPLTLPGIVSAALLSVILCWNEAFWSLNLTTTRAAPLTVFIASFSAPEGLFWAKLSAASTMAIAPILLLGWLSQKHLVRGLTFGAVK from the coding sequence ATGCAATCCACTCCCCGCACCCGAACCCTCCTGGCGGTCCTGGGCTGGACGCTGGCCGGCCTGTTCTTCCTGCCCATAGGTTGGATGATGATCGCGAGTTTCAAGACGGAGGTCGATGCCATCGGCGCGCCGACCCTCCTGTTTGCGCCCACGCTGGAGAACTATGCGGCCGTCCATCAGCGCGCCAACTACCTGCTTTCGGCCACGAACAGCCTGTCGCTCTCGCTGGGAGGGACGCTCCTTGGCCTGGTTCTGGCGGTGCCGGCCGCGTACAGCCTGGCGTTTCTGCGCACCAAGCGGGCGCAGTCCATACTCGTCTGGATGTTATCCACCAAAATGTTGCCGTCCGCCGGCGTGCTGGTGCCGATGTACCTGATCTTCACGCGCGCCCGGCTGCTCGACACCCACCTCGGGATGATCGTCCTCTATGCGCTCCTGAATGCGCCGGTGTTGATCTGGCTGCTCTACAGCTTTTTCCGGGAAATCCCGGGCGAGATATTGGATGCGAGCCGCATCGACGGCGCTTCGGCCTTCGATGAATTGCGGCATATCCTGATGCCGCTCACCCTGCCCGGGATCGTCTCAGCGGCGCTGCTCTCCGTCATCCTCTGCTGGAACGAAGCCTTCTGGAGCCTCAACCTGACGACCACCCGCGCGGCGCCGCTCACGGTGTTCATTGCGTCGTTCTCGGCGCCGGAAGGTCTCTTCTGGGCCAAGCTGTCCGCCGCCTCCACGATGGCCATCGCGCCGATCCTGCTCCTCGGCTGGCTCAGCCAGAAACACCTCGTGCGCGGGCTCACCTTCGGCGCCGTGAAGTAG
- a CDS encoding 3-hydroxyacyl-CoA dehydrogenase NAD-binding domain-containing protein — MHIEDVLTIEQADGVATLWIDHRLEPQNIISPAVIEVLATVFDRIEADDAVKAIVLISRKDNFIAGADIKAFAIEQPGAFRPIQALGHRALLRLERSAKPCVAAIHGACMGLGTELALACRGRIASNHPTTRLALPEVRLGLFPGGGGTQRLPRQVGIQRALDMMLTGRNVYAHQARKMGLVDDLVDRHKLHHAATVYATRLAAGDAPRSPRRSLMDRLLEDNPLGRSILFSQARKRALRESRGNYPAVPAILDCVETGYKRGVDAGYERELELFEPLLLSPESRAMRGLFFAVTENKKTPHPDLVRPVQTLAVVGAGFMGAGIAEVSLMQDMEVVLKDIREDVLANARSAMWRELEKKVRYHALTPIEAEETLGRLRGQLSYEGFDQVDLAIEAVVERMDVKQIVIADILAKARNDMILASNTSSLSITEMAEATDRPECVIGMHYFSPVTRMPLLEIVRTAYTADWVLATGYAVGIRQGKTCIVVKDSPGFYVNRILAPYMNEALLLLDEGAGIDAIDRALQQKGFPVGPLRLFDEVGLDIASHVVQSSETLFAHRPGFVVSRAVVAMHEAGRLGKKNGSGFYRYDKRKSRRRGVDPTAYTFFKGKGDATWAVDVLQDRPLMLMLNEAVRCLAEGVIEKAVDGDLGAVMGIGFPPFTGGPFRYIDAAGAAAVVSRMEELQQTYGRRFEPVPRLRDMAAQGARFYPT, encoded by the coding sequence ATGCACATCGAAGACGTACTCACCATCGAACAGGCCGACGGCGTCGCCACCCTCTGGATCGACCACCGTCTGGAGCCGCAGAACATCATTTCGCCGGCGGTGATCGAGGTGCTGGCGACTGTATTCGACCGCATCGAGGCGGACGACGCCGTGAAGGCCATCGTACTGATCAGTCGCAAGGACAACTTCATCGCAGGGGCGGACATCAAGGCGTTCGCCATCGAGCAACCCGGGGCGTTTCGGCCGATACAGGCGCTGGGACACCGCGCGCTGCTTCGCCTGGAGCGCAGCGCGAAGCCCTGTGTCGCGGCGATTCACGGCGCGTGCATGGGCCTGGGCACCGAACTGGCGCTGGCCTGCCGGGGCCGCATCGCCTCGAACCATCCAACCACCCGCCTGGCGCTGCCGGAAGTCAGGCTCGGTCTTTTCCCGGGCGGCGGCGGCACGCAGCGGCTGCCGCGGCAGGTCGGGATACAGCGCGCGCTCGACATGATGCTGACGGGGCGGAATGTCTACGCCCATCAGGCCAGAAAAATGGGGCTGGTGGACGATCTGGTGGATCGGCACAAACTGCACCATGCCGCCACCGTGTATGCGACCCGGCTGGCCGCCGGCGATGCGCCCCGTTCGCCGCGGCGTTCGCTCATGGATCGGCTCCTGGAAGACAATCCGCTCGGCCGGTCCATCCTTTTCAGTCAGGCCCGCAAGCGCGCCCTGCGCGAATCACGCGGCAACTATCCCGCCGTGCCGGCGATCCTCGACTGTGTCGAAACCGGGTACAAAAGGGGCGTGGATGCGGGCTACGAACGCGAGCTGGAGCTATTCGAGCCGCTGTTGCTATCACCCGAGAGCCGCGCGATGCGCGGGTTGTTCTTCGCGGTGACCGAAAACAAAAAAACGCCCCATCCGGATCTAGTGCGCCCCGTTCAGACGCTGGCGGTGGTCGGCGCCGGCTTCATGGGAGCGGGCATTGCCGAAGTGAGTCTGATGCAGGATATGGAGGTGGTGCTGAAGGACATCCGTGAGGATGTGCTCGCGAACGCCCGGAGCGCCATGTGGCGGGAACTGGAGAAGAAGGTGCGCTACCATGCCCTGACGCCGATCGAGGCGGAGGAGACCCTGGGCCGGCTGCGTGGCCAGTTGTCCTACGAAGGGTTCGATCAGGTTGACCTCGCCATCGAGGCGGTGGTCGAGCGCATGGACGTGAAGCAAATCGTGATCGCCGACATCCTGGCGAAAGCGCGCAACGACATGATCCTGGCGTCCAACACGTCGTCGCTCTCCATCACCGAGATGGCCGAGGCCACCGACCGGCCCGAATGCGTGATCGGGATGCATTATTTTTCGCCTGTGACGCGGATGCCGCTGCTGGAGATCGTCCGCACCGCGTATACGGCGGACTGGGTCCTGGCTACCGGGTATGCGGTTGGCATCCGGCAGGGGAAGACGTGTATCGTGGTGAAGGATAGCCCGGGGTTTTACGTCAACCGGATCCTCGCGCCGTACATGAACGAGGCGCTGCTGCTTCTGGATGAGGGCGCCGGCATCGATGCGATCGATCGGGCGTTGCAGCAAAAAGGGTTTCCGGTGGGGCCGTTACGGCTCTTTGACGAAGTCGGGCTCGACATCGCGTCCCATGTTGTCCAGAGCAGCGAAACACTGTTCGCCCACCGTCCGGGGTTCGTCGTCAGCCGCGCGGTCGTCGCGATGCATGAGGCGGGGCGTCTGGGCAAGAAGAACGGAAGCGGCTTCTATCGCTACGACAAGCGAAAGAGCAGGCGACGCGGCGTCGACCCGACGGCGTACACATTTTTCAAGGGGAAGGGCGATGCGACGTGGGCAGTCGATGTGCTGCAGGATCGGCCGCTGATGCTCATGCTGAACGAAGCGGTGCGCTGTCTGGCGGAGGGCGTCATCGAGAAAGCCGTCGACGGCGATCTGGGCGCCGTGATGGGGATCGGTTTTCCGCCGTTCACCGGCGGACCCTTCCGCTACATCGATGCGGCCGGCGCGGCCGCCGTCGTCAGCCGCATGGAGGAGTTGCAGCAAACGTATGGCCGGCGATTCGAGCCGGTCCCTCGCCTGCGCGACATGGCAGCGCAGGGCGCTCGGTTTTATCCGACGTAG
- a CDS encoding sugar ABC transporter substrate-binding protein, translated as MPASRSFGLAGLVLLALLTLAGCADTPSLTIATVNNADMIIMQRLSPAFEEATGIRINWVVLEENILRQRVTTDIATGGGQFDIVTIGSYETPLWARQGWLTPLNDLGESYAYEDLLPSVRQSLSLGDSLFAVPFYAESSFTYYRTDLFAQAGIAMPDAPTYEQIASYAQRLHDPANSQYGICLRGKPGWGENMAYFNTVLNTFGGRWFDMNWMPQLTSPEWHTALQFYVDLLTRYGPPGAASNGHNENRALFASGNCAMWIDATAAAGHLYNPSDSKVYDKIGFTRAPVAVTENGSSWVWVWALAIPATSRHADAARQFVAWATSAAYIRMVGEKEGWTVAPPGTRRSTYANPDYRAAAPFASFTEAAILSVDPAHPTRDPVPYTGIQYVAIPEFQGLGTEIGQIVAGALAGRQSVDEALERAQAVAVRTMQDAGYLR; from the coding sequence ATGCCAGCGTCACGTTCCTTCGGCCTCGCCGGCCTGGTCCTCCTCGCGCTCCTCACCCTCGCCGGCTGCGCCGACACCCCCTCGCTGACGATTGCGACGGTCAATAACGCCGACATGATCATCATGCAGCGCCTGTCGCCGGCGTTCGAGGAGGCGACCGGCATACGCATCAACTGGGTCGTGCTCGAAGAAAACATACTCCGCCAGCGCGTGACCACGGACATCGCCACGGGAGGCGGGCAGTTCGACATCGTCACCATCGGATCCTACGAGACACCCCTCTGGGCGCGACAGGGCTGGCTGACGCCGCTCAACGATCTCGGCGAATCCTACGCGTACGAGGATCTCCTGCCTTCCGTACGGCAAAGCCTGTCCCTCGGCGACTCCCTCTTTGCCGTCCCCTTTTACGCCGAAAGCTCGTTCACCTACTACCGCACGGACCTGTTCGCGCAGGCCGGCATCGCGATGCCCGACGCGCCGACCTACGAGCAGATCGCATCCTACGCACAACGGCTTCATGACCCGGCGAACAGCCAGTACGGGATTTGCCTTCGCGGGAAACCGGGCTGGGGCGAAAACATGGCGTACTTCAACACCGTGCTGAATACGTTTGGCGGCCGCTGGTTCGACATGAACTGGATGCCGCAACTGACGTCCCCCGAATGGCATACGGCTCTGCAGTTCTACGTCGACCTGTTGACCCGATACGGCCCTCCCGGCGCTGCATCGAATGGCCACAACGAAAACAGGGCGCTCTTCGCCTCCGGCAACTGCGCGATGTGGATCGACGCGACGGCCGCCGCCGGCCACCTGTACAACCCGAGCGACAGCAAGGTGTACGACAAGATCGGCTTCACCCGTGCGCCCGTTGCGGTAACGGAAAACGGTTCGAGCTGGGTGTGGGTCTGGGCGCTCGCCATTCCCGCCACGAGCCGGCATGCGGACGCCGCCCGGCAATTCGTCGCCTGGGCGACGTCGGCCGCGTACATCCGCATGGTCGGCGAAAAAGAGGGGTGGACGGTGGCTCCCCCGGGTACACGCCGTTCGACCTACGCCAATCCGGACTACCGGGCGGCCGCTCCCTTTGCATCGTTCACGGAAGCGGCCATCCTGTCGGTGGATCCTGCCCACCCCACACGCGACCCGGTGCCGTATACCGGCATTCAATATGTCGCCATCCCCGAGTTCCAGGGGCTGGGCACGGAGATCGGCCAGATCGTCGCCGGCGCCCTGGCAGGACGCCAGAGCGTCGACGAGGCGCTGGAGCGCGCGCAGGCCGTCGCCGTCCGCACCATGCAGGACGCCGGCTACCTGCGCTAG
- a CDS encoding alcohol dehydrogenase catalytic domain-containing protein: MIRALIPEPHRIQLVKQDIPRPAAGEALLRIRAVGICGSDLHTFEGKHPYVTYPVWPGHEVCGEVVDVGRHTPGTLLGRKVVIEPSLPAGRMPRFEPGRYNIASDLKVMGFQAPGAMAEYFTLPVDRLHPVPDTFSDAMAACVEPASVAVHGVRRAGNVAGLDIGVVGGGTIGMLTAMVATAYGAGSVRLIEPDAERRTLAASMGLSAIEAAEMHAFDVVFECVGLEAALRASLLACRKGARLVVLGVFGAEASVPFGFVQDWELDVKGSLMYTGDDFREAIRLLENGRFVIERLVTHRFPLAQVDLAFDTALKRSGVLKVLLEV; this comes from the coding sequence ATGATCCGCGCCCTCATCCCCGAACCGCATCGCATCCAGCTGGTCAAGCAAGACATCCCCAGGCCGGCAGCCGGCGAAGCCCTGCTTCGCATCCGCGCGGTGGGCATCTGCGGTTCCGACCTCCACACGTTCGAAGGAAAACATCCGTACGTAACCTACCCGGTGTGGCCCGGCCACGAAGTCTGCGGCGAAGTCGTCGATGTCGGCCGGCACACCCCGGGCACGTTATTGGGTCGAAAAGTCGTCATCGAGCCTTCCCTGCCGGCAGGCAGGATGCCTCGGTTCGAGCCGGGTCGCTACAACATCGCGTCCGACCTCAAGGTCATGGGCTTTCAGGCGCCCGGCGCCATGGCGGAGTACTTCACCTTGCCGGTCGATCGCCTCCATCCCGTTCCCGACACCTTTTCCGATGCCATGGCCGCCTGTGTCGAACCCGCCTCGGTGGCGGTCCACGGCGTACGGCGCGCGGGGAACGTGGCCGGCCTGGACATCGGCGTCGTGGGCGGCGGCACGATCGGCATGCTGACCGCGATGGTGGCCACGGCGTACGGCGCCGGCAGCGTTCGCCTGATCGAACCCGACGCGGAGCGGCGCACCCTGGCGGCTTCCATGGGGTTGAGCGCCATCGAAGCCGCCGAGATGCATGCGTTCGATGTCGTGTTCGAATGCGTCGGACTCGAAGCAGCGCTCCGCGCCTCGCTCCTCGCCTGCCGAAAAGGGGCGCGACTCGTGGTGCTGGGGGTATTCGGGGCCGAAGCGTCCGTGCCGTTCGGGTTTGTCCAGGATTGGGAGTTGGACGTCAAGGGGTCGTTGATGTACACGGGAGACGATTTTCGCGAAGCGATTCGTCTGCTCGAAAACGGCCGCTTCGTCATCGAGCGCCTGGTGACGCATCGATTCCCGCTGGCGCAGGTCGATCTGGCCTTCGATACGGCGCTCAAGCGCAGCGGCGTATTGAAAGTGCTGCTGGAAGTGTGA
- a CDS encoding acyl-CoA dehydrogenase family protein produces the protein MFDFITEDHRLIQQTAREFAEQAIAPIAAHHDETATFPMETIKELGRYGFMGIEIPEAYGGAGMDTLAYVLALTEISKADASHGTIMSVNNSLFGHTLLQAGTEEQKQKYLKPVASGERIGAYSLTEPSSGSDASQMRSRAVLNAAGTHYVINGNKSWVSSGPVADTILLFTMTDPDKGYKGITAFIIDTDRAGFHRGKPEHKMGIRASVTSEIHFDNYECPVENRIGQEGEGFKIAMQVLDTGRIGIAAQALGIAEAAFEAAVAYAGEREAFGQKIGQFEMIQQKMADMKVRIEASRLLIYQAALAKMHALRHGGRYTLEASMAKLYASETAMWVTTQAIQIHGGIGYSKELPLERYFRDAKITEIYEGTSEIQRLVIARHVSGLR, from the coding sequence ATGTTCGACTTCATCACCGAGGATCATCGGCTCATCCAGCAAACCGCGCGTGAGTTTGCCGAGCAAGCCATCGCTCCGATCGCGGCCCATCATGACGAGACGGCCACGTTTCCCATGGAGACGATCAAGGAACTGGGGCGGTATGGATTCATGGGGATCGAAATCCCGGAAGCCTATGGCGGCGCCGGCATGGATACGCTGGCCTATGTGCTCGCGCTGACCGAAATCAGCAAGGCCGACGCCAGCCACGGCACCATCATGTCGGTCAACAACTCCCTGTTTGGCCACACCCTGCTGCAGGCCGGCACGGAGGAGCAGAAGCAGAAATACCTGAAACCGGTCGCTAGCGGTGAACGCATCGGCGCCTACAGCCTCACCGAGCCGTCCAGCGGCAGCGATGCCAGCCAGATGCGGAGCCGGGCGGTCCTGAATGCCGCGGGCACCCACTACGTAATCAACGGAAACAAGTCGTGGGTCAGCTCGGGACCCGTGGCGGATACGATTCTGTTGTTTACGATGACGGACCCCGACAAGGGGTACAAGGGCATTACGGCGTTCATCATCGACACCGACCGGGCGGGTTTTCATCGGGGCAAGCCGGAACACAAAATGGGCATTCGCGCCAGTGTGACGAGCGAAATTCACTTCGATAACTACGAATGCCCCGTCGAAAACCGGATCGGTCAGGAAGGCGAAGGCTTCAAGATCGCGATGCAGGTTCTGGACACCGGTCGTATCGGCATCGCGGCCCAGGCGCTGGGCATCGCCGAGGCGGCGTTCGAGGCGGCCGTCGCGTACGCCGGCGAGCGGGAGGCCTTTGGCCAGAAGATCGGCCAGTTCGAGATGATCCAGCAGAAGATGGCGGACATGAAGGTCCGCATCGAGGCGAGCCGGCTGCTGATCTATCAGGCCGCGCTCGCGAAGATGCACGCGCTCCGCCACGGCGGTCGGTACACCCTCGAAGCCAGCATGGCGAAGCTATACGCGAGCGAAACGGCGATGTGGGTGACGACCCAGGCCATCCAGATTCACGGCGGCATCGGATACAGCAAGGAACTGCCGCTCGAACGGTATTTCCGGGACGCCAAGATCACGGAGATCTATGAAGGCACGAGCGAGATCCAGCGGCTGGTCATCGCGCGGCATGTCAGCGGCCTGCGCTGA